One Micromonospora sp. WMMD1120 genomic region harbors:
- a CDS encoding ribose-5-phosphate isomerase, protein MRVYLGSDHAGFELKVHLANHLAKQGYDVVDVGPHGYDPDDDYPTFCLHTGDRVVADEAGLGVVIGGSGNGEQIAANKVAGIRAALAWSVETAQLARQHNDANVVAIGARQHTLDEATGIVEAFLNTPFSGNERHARRIAQVAEYERTRELPELP, encoded by the coding sequence ATGCGCGTCTACCTGGGATCCGATCACGCCGGTTTCGAGCTGAAGGTGCACCTGGCCAACCACCTGGCCAAGCAGGGGTACGACGTCGTCGACGTCGGCCCGCACGGCTACGACCCGGACGACGACTACCCGACGTTCTGCCTGCACACCGGCGACCGGGTGGTCGCCGACGAGGCGGGCCTCGGGGTGGTCATCGGTGGGTCCGGCAACGGTGAGCAGATCGCCGCGAACAAGGTCGCCGGCATCCGCGCCGCGCTGGCGTGGAGCGTGGAGACCGCTCAGCTTGCCCGCCAGCACAACGACGCCAACGTGGTCGCGATCGGCGCCCGTCAGCACACGCTCGACGAGGCCACCGGCATCGTCGAGGCGTTCCTGAACACCCCGTTCTCCGGCAACGAGCGGCACGCCCGGCGGATCGCCCAGGTGGCCGAGTACGAGCGCACCCGGGAGCTGCCCGAGCTGCCCTGA
- a CDS encoding DUF1015 family protein → MTVVHPIARAWITTGGTGAQNYDEFADDAEITAIIESNPHSALGIEMPHRAPDSLGTSFLDALPAAVSRLAEAKADGSYTPAEQVVVLYRISAPGEEPAYGLFAMVDTDQISTRADEPGLVIRNEDVFIAKVRERVALADALGHLLSPVLLLQTGRGDELHAALAAATETAGAPAAADTDQAGRTHAIWLLGPGPEQTALTALAGGGELVVADGNHRSLAAQTGGLPRFLAVVTTPASVAIQPYNRLVSELTTTPAELLDRLRAAGAAIEPITGPVEVPAAGGTVHLRLDGQGYAVRLPATGAARLENLDHALVERLVLRDALGLDPGDKRITYVGGDYPASWLTGEVDAGRAELAILIAPVTVADFVAVNLAREKMPRKSTWFTPKARGGLVVAEVQR, encoded by the coding sequence ATGACGGTCGTGCATCCGATCGCCCGGGCCTGGATCACCACTGGCGGCACCGGCGCGCAGAACTACGACGAGTTCGCCGACGACGCGGAGATCACCGCGATCATCGAGTCGAACCCGCACAGTGCCCTCGGCATCGAGATGCCGCACCGTGCTCCGGACAGCCTGGGCACGTCGTTCCTCGACGCGCTGCCGGCGGCGGTGTCCCGCCTCGCCGAGGCCAAGGCCGACGGCAGCTACACCCCGGCGGAGCAGGTGGTGGTGCTCTACCGGATCAGCGCGCCCGGCGAGGAGCCGGCGTACGGGCTGTTCGCGATGGTCGACACCGACCAGATCTCCACCCGTGCCGACGAGCCCGGTCTGGTCATCCGCAACGAGGACGTGTTCATCGCCAAGGTGCGCGAGCGGGTGGCTCTCGCCGACGCGCTGGGGCACCTGCTCTCACCCGTACTCCTGCTGCAGACCGGGCGCGGCGACGAGCTGCACGCCGCGCTCGCGGCGGCGACCGAGACGGCCGGCGCGCCCGCCGCCGCCGACACCGACCAGGCGGGGCGCACGCACGCCATCTGGCTGCTCGGCCCCGGCCCGGAGCAGACCGCGCTGACCGCCCTCGCCGGCGGCGGCGAGTTGGTCGTGGCGGACGGCAACCACCGCAGCCTGGCCGCCCAGACCGGCGGGCTGCCGCGCTTCCTGGCCGTTGTCACCACGCCGGCCTCGGTGGCCATCCAGCCGTACAACCGGCTGGTCAGCGAGCTGACCACCACCCCGGCAGAGCTGCTCGACCGGCTGCGCGCGGCGGGCGCCGCGATCGAGCCGATCACCGGTCCGGTCGAGGTCCCGGCGGCCGGCGGCACCGTGCACCTGCGCCTCGACGGCCAGGGGTACGCGGTGCGCCTGCCCGCGACGGGCGCCGCCCGCCTGGAGAACCTGGACCACGCCCTGGTCGAACGGCTGGTGCTGCGCGACGCGCTCGGGTTGGACCCGGGTGACAAGCGGATCACCTACGTCGGTGGCGACTACCCGGCGAGCTGGCTGACCGGCGAGGTGGACGCCGGGCGGGCCGAACTGGCCATCCTGATCGCGCCGGTGACCGTGGCGGACTTCGTCGCTGTCAACCTGGCCAGGGAGAAGATGCCCCGCAAGAGCACCTGGTTCACTCCGAAGGCACGCGGCGGCCTGGTGGTCGCCGAGGTGCAGCGCTGA
- a CDS encoding disulfide bond formation protein DsbA: MTDRVTADMWFDPACPWAWITSRWLLEVERVRDVDIRFHVMSLAVLNEGRDELSEDYKEFLRTAWGPVRVCVAAEQRYGNDVLRPLYTALGTRIHLGKQERDNALYVAALTDAGLDPALAEVADSTDVDEALRASHEAGMRPVGQDVGTPVVHAPGPDGSPVAFFGPVITPAPKGEAAGRLWDGVLLVAGTPGFYELKRTREQDPIFD, from the coding sequence GTGACCGATCGTGTCACCGCCGACATGTGGTTCGACCCGGCCTGCCCGTGGGCGTGGATCACGTCCCGTTGGCTGCTCGAGGTCGAACGGGTTCGCGACGTGGACATCCGCTTCCACGTGATGAGTCTGGCCGTCCTCAACGAGGGCCGGGACGAGCTGTCCGAGGACTACAAGGAGTTCCTCAGGACCGCCTGGGGCCCGGTGCGGGTCTGCGTCGCCGCCGAGCAGCGGTACGGCAACGACGTCCTGCGTCCGCTCTACACCGCGCTGGGCACCCGCATCCACCTGGGCAAGCAGGAGCGGGACAACGCGCTCTACGTGGCCGCGCTCACCGACGCCGGCCTGGACCCGGCGCTGGCCGAGGTCGCCGACAGCACCGACGTCGACGAGGCCCTGCGGGCCAGCCACGAGGCCGGCATGCGCCCGGTCGGGCAGGACGTCGGCACCCCGGTCGTGCACGCGCCCGGCCCGGACGGCAGCCCTGTCGCGTTCTTCGGCCCGGTGATCACCCCGGCGCCGAAGGGCGAGGCCGCCGGCCGGCTCTGGGACGGTGTGCTGCTGGTCGCCGGGACCCCGGGCTTCTACGAGCTCAAGCGCACCCGCGAGCAGGACCCGATCTTCGACTGA
- the pepN gene encoding aminopeptidase N, protein MRNLTQVEATERARLLDVTGYDISLDLSSAVLAADGRTFRSTTEVRFRCSEPGASTFVEVAAESVRSATLNGAPVDLSDWSAEKGLTLSGLDSDNTLVVEADFAYSNSGQGLHRTVDPVDGETYLYSQFETADAQRVYACFDQPDLKSVYTWHVTVPAHWRAVSNMPVRREEPAGDALKTLHFAESPRMSTYITALCAGPYHEVRDSHDGIDLGVFCRASMAAYLDSDDLFLITKQGFDFFHEKFGVRYPLPKYDQLWVPDFNAGAMENFGCVTHAESHYLFRSQVTDFEYEQRANTILHELAHMWFGDLVTMRWWNDLWLNESFAEWASHWCNTNATRFTEAWTTFLSIRKNWGYRQDQLSSTHPVYTEMPDMEAVEVNFDGITYAKGASVLKQLVAYVGEEPFVAGLRAYFGKHAWGNATFDDLLTELEAASGRELRKFAAQWLETAQVNTLRPEVTIGADGAYEQVLVRQEAPAAYPTLRTHRIGVGLYDLTDGRLVRRERYEVDVAGERTEIPELRGVRAADVLLLNDDDLSYTKLRLDERSMATVVQHIGGFESSLSRALCWTAAWDMTRDAELSARDYVALTLSGLPAETDINLVTATLRQATTTLTLYADPAWAPTGWADLARTARDALAAAEPGSGFQLAWARAFTSAARSDEDLATLRGWLDGTGMPAGLTVDTELRWSLLAALVANGAAGAAEIEAELARDRTASGEREAAYAHALIPTAENKDAVWALLTGPEALPNWRHRALLQGLAHPAQVELVAPYRERYFAAVEQVWATRDNEPAQEFAQLAYPTYLVEEDTVAATDAWLAEDGHPGPLRRLVAEGRDGVVRALRARAKDAQ, encoded by the coding sequence GTGCGCAACCTGACGCAGGTCGAGGCGACCGAGCGGGCACGCCTGCTCGACGTGACGGGCTACGACATCAGTCTCGACCTGTCGAGCGCCGTGCTGGCGGCCGACGGCCGCACGTTCCGGTCGACGACCGAGGTCCGGTTCCGCTGCTCCGAGCCGGGCGCGAGCACGTTCGTCGAGGTGGCCGCCGAGTCGGTGCGGTCCGCGACGTTGAACGGCGCGCCCGTCGACCTCTCCGACTGGTCCGCCGAGAAGGGCCTGACCCTGTCCGGGCTCGACAGCGACAACACGCTGGTGGTCGAGGCCGACTTCGCGTACTCCAACAGCGGCCAGGGTCTGCACCGGACGGTCGACCCGGTGGACGGCGAGACCTACCTCTACAGCCAGTTCGAGACGGCCGACGCGCAGCGGGTGTACGCGTGCTTCGACCAGCCCGACCTGAAGAGCGTCTACACCTGGCACGTCACGGTGCCGGCGCACTGGCGGGCGGTGTCCAACATGCCGGTGCGGCGCGAGGAGCCGGCCGGTGACGCGCTCAAGACGCTGCACTTCGCCGAGTCGCCCCGGATGAGCACCTACATCACCGCGCTCTGCGCCGGCCCGTACCACGAGGTGCGGGACAGCCACGACGGCATCGACCTGGGGGTGTTCTGCCGGGCCTCGATGGCGGCCTACCTGGACTCCGACGACCTGTTCCTGATCACCAAGCAGGGCTTCGACTTCTTCCACGAGAAGTTCGGCGTGCGCTACCCGTTGCCGAAGTACGACCAGCTCTGGGTGCCCGACTTCAACGCCGGCGCGATGGAGAACTTCGGCTGCGTGACGCACGCCGAGTCGCACTACCTGTTCCGCTCGCAGGTCACCGACTTCGAGTACGAGCAGCGGGCCAACACCATCCTGCACGAGCTGGCCCACATGTGGTTCGGCGACCTGGTCACCATGCGCTGGTGGAACGACCTGTGGCTGAACGAGTCGTTCGCCGAGTGGGCCAGCCACTGGTGCAACACCAACGCGACCCGGTTCACCGAGGCGTGGACGACCTTCCTGTCCATCCGGAAGAACTGGGGCTACCGGCAGGACCAGCTCTCCTCCACCCACCCGGTCTACACCGAGATGCCGGACATGGAGGCCGTCGAGGTCAACTTCGACGGCATCACCTACGCCAAGGGCGCGAGCGTGCTCAAGCAGCTCGTCGCGTACGTGGGCGAGGAGCCGTTCGTGGCCGGGCTGCGGGCGTACTTCGGCAAGCACGCCTGGGGCAACGCCACCTTCGACGACCTGCTCACCGAGCTGGAGGCCGCGTCCGGGCGGGAGCTGCGCAAGTTCGCCGCGCAGTGGCTGGAGACCGCGCAGGTCAACACGCTGCGGCCGGAGGTGACCATCGGCGCGGACGGCGCGTACGAGCAGGTGCTGGTGCGGCAGGAGGCGCCGGCGGCGTACCCGACGCTGCGGACCCACCGGATCGGCGTGGGCCTGTACGACCTGACCGACGGGCGGCTGGTCCGGCGGGAGCGGTACGAGGTCGACGTGGCCGGCGAGCGCACCGAGATCCCCGAGCTGCGCGGCGTCCGGGCCGCCGACGTGCTGCTGCTCAACGACGACGACCTCAGCTACACCAAGCTGCGCCTCGACGAGCGCTCGATGGCGACGGTGGTGCAGCACATCGGCGGCTTCGAGTCGTCGCTGTCCCGCGCGCTGTGCTGGACCGCCGCCTGGGACATGACCCGCGACGCCGAGCTGTCCGCCCGGGACTACGTGGCGCTGACGTTGAGCGGGCTGCCCGCCGAGACCGACATCAACCTGGTCACCGCCACCCTGCGGCAGGCGACCACCACGCTCACCCTGTACGCCGACCCGGCCTGGGCGCCGACCGGCTGGGCGGACCTGGCCCGTACCGCCCGGGACGCGCTCGCCGCCGCGGAGCCGGGCAGCGGGTTCCAACTCGCCTGGGCCCGCGCGTTCACCTCGGCGGCCCGCTCCGACGAGGACCTGGCGACGTTGCGCGGGTGGCTGGACGGCACCGGAATGCCGGCCGGGCTGACGGTGGACACCGAGCTGCGCTGGTCGCTGCTCGCCGCGCTGGTGGCGAACGGCGCTGCCGGCGCCGCCGAGATCGAGGCGGAGCTGGCCCGCGACCGCACCGCCAGTGGCGAGCGGGAGGCGGCGTACGCGCACGCGCTGATCCCGACGGCCGAGAACAAGGACGCCGTGTGGGCCCTGCTCACCGGCCCGGAGGCGCTCCCCAACTGGCGGCACCGCGCGCTGCTTCAGGGCCTCGCCCATCCGGCGCAGGTGGAGCTGGTCGCGCCGTACCGGGAGCGGTACTTCGCGGCGGTCGAGCAGGTGTGGGCGACCCGGGACAACGAGCCGGCGCAGGAGTTCGCCCAGCTGGCGTACCCGACCTACCTGGTGGAGGAGGACACGGTGGCGGCCACCGACGCGTGGCTCGCCGAGGACGGGCACCCCGGTCCGCTGCGGCGGTTGGTCGCCGAGGGCCGCGACGGCGTGGTGCGGGCGCTGCGGGCCCGCGCGAAGGACGCCCAGTAG
- a CDS encoding DUF5130 family protein — protein MTVGEKQAGSENRPEVLDGPFSTRQLLRIDEALRLADKGTGLVFSVFVGGLDEPVREHAQRLHRQLAEPDKSVLIAVSPNQRQLEIVTGRYARKRIPDTYAKLAALSMVGAFSGGDLAGGIINGLDQLASHAGKG, from the coding sequence GTGACCGTTGGTGAGAAGCAGGCCGGGTCGGAGAACCGGCCCGAGGTGCTGGACGGGCCCTTCTCGACCCGCCAGCTGCTGCGCATCGACGAGGCGCTGCGCCTGGCCGACAAGGGCACCGGCCTGGTCTTCTCGGTCTTCGTCGGCGGCCTCGACGAGCCGGTCCGGGAGCACGCCCAGCGGCTGCACCGCCAGCTCGCCGAGCCCGACAAGTCGGTGCTGATCGCCGTGTCGCCCAACCAGCGGCAGCTGGAGATCGTCACCGGGCGGTACGCGCGCAAGCGCATCCCGGACACGTACGCCAAGCTGGCCGCCCTCTCCATGGTCGGCGCGTTCAGCGGCGGCGACCTGGCCGGCGGCATCATCAACGGCCTCGACCAGCTCGCCAGCCACGCCGGCAAGGGCTGA
- a CDS encoding amidase: protein MAEPHDLTALEQAAAIARGELSSVELVEHHLRRVDALGDTVGAFVTVTPELAREAARAADAAPVEQRGPLHGVPTAIKDLTLTAGVRTTFGSAAFVDFVPPVDADVVRFIKAAGLVSLGKTTTSELGCSLYSEGLVAPPARNPWHLAYTAGGSSGGAAAAVAAGLVPVAQGSDGGGSLRIPASLCGLVGYKPSRGLVSGGPVGSGAFGLPTSGPLGRTVADVAALLDVMAVAVPGEPYLPPPTPPGGFLATARRAEPGRLRIGRFTTPMLADEPVHPDCVAAVDRATALLTATGHEVVEVPPPLGPAAWPLFEILWYVLALTPVPPQREAELLPLTRLLRARGAEISAGTLAATLGELQAQVRLGARRTAGCDLLLCPTLAAPQAPVGWFTAAADPAADFDQQRRFSPYCAIFNVTGDPSVSLPLGATADGLPVGVLLTGRYGDDGRLIATAAQLEKSSDGWDRHPAIWRAVDSANVNGDGVGRSAA, encoded by the coding sequence ATGGCCGAGCCGCACGACCTGACCGCGTTGGAGCAGGCCGCCGCCATCGCGCGCGGTGAGCTGTCCAGCGTCGAGTTGGTCGAGCACCACCTGCGTCGCGTCGACGCGCTCGGCGACACGGTGGGGGCGTTCGTCACCGTCACACCGGAGTTGGCCCGCGAGGCCGCCCGCGCCGCAGACGCGGCACCGGTCGAGCAGCGCGGGCCGCTGCACGGGGTGCCCACCGCGATCAAGGACCTGACGCTCACCGCCGGGGTCCGCACCACCTTCGGCTCGGCCGCCTTCGTCGACTTCGTCCCTCCGGTCGACGCCGACGTGGTGCGGTTCATCAAGGCCGCCGGCCTGGTCAGCCTGGGTAAGACCACCACCTCCGAGCTGGGCTGCTCGCTGTACTCCGAGGGCCTGGTCGCGCCGCCGGCCCGCAACCCGTGGCACCTGGCGTACACCGCTGGCGGCTCCAGCGGCGGCGCCGCGGCGGCGGTCGCGGCCGGGCTGGTCCCGGTCGCCCAGGGGTCCGACGGCGGCGGGTCGCTGCGCATCCCGGCGTCGCTCTGCGGCCTGGTCGGCTACAAACCCAGCCGTGGTCTCGTCTCCGGCGGGCCGGTCGGCTCCGGCGCGTTCGGCCTGCCCACCAGCGGCCCGCTCGGGCGGACCGTCGCCGACGTCGCCGCGCTGCTCGACGTCATGGCCGTTGCGGTGCCCGGCGAGCCCTACCTCCCACCGCCCACACCGCCCGGCGGCTTCCTGGCGACCGCGCGCCGGGCCGAGCCCGGCAGGCTGCGGATCGGCCGGTTCACCACGCCGATGCTCGCCGACGAACCGGTGCACCCCGACTGCGTGGCCGCCGTGGACCGGGCCACCGCGCTGCTCACCGCGACCGGCCACGAGGTGGTCGAGGTGCCCCCGCCACTCGGGCCGGCGGCGTGGCCACTGTTCGAGATCCTCTGGTACGTGCTGGCGCTCACCCCGGTGCCGCCACAGCGGGAGGCGGAGTTGCTGCCGCTGACCCGGCTGCTCCGCGCCCGGGGCGCCGAGATCTCCGCCGGCACGCTCGCCGCCACGCTCGGGGAGTTGCAGGCGCAGGTCCGCCTCGGTGCCCGCCGTACGGCCGGCTGTGACCTGCTGCTCTGCCCCACCCTGGCCGCTCCGCAGGCGCCCGTCGGCTGGTTCACCGCCGCCGCCGACCCGGCCGCCGATTTCGACCAGCAGCGCCGGTTCTCGCCCTACTGCGCCATCTTCAACGTCACCGGCGATCCGTCCGTCTCCCTCCCGCTGGGAGCCACCGCCGACGGCCTGCCCGTCGGGGTGCTGCTCACCGGCCGGTACGGCGACGACGGGCGGCTCATCGCGACCGCTGCGCAACTGGAGAAGTCGAGTGACGGATGGGATCGGCACCCCGCGATCTGGCGGGCCGTCGACTCCGCTAACGTGAATGGCGACGGAGTCGGGCGGTCGGCAGCATGA
- a CDS encoding PIN domain-containing protein, translating into MILPAGLYLIDTSAWGRRRQPTAGKRITTILEEGLAATCVPLDLENGRSARNFRDAMTMRALRAKLMIDLPITLAVATRAQDLQLALAARGHHRAASPVDVLVAAAAAEYSATVLHYDRDFDLISDVGGPRGEWVAPAGTLD; encoded by the coding sequence GTGATCCTGCCGGCCGGGCTCTACCTCATCGACACATCGGCATGGGGTCGCCGACGCCAGCCGACCGCAGGTAAGCGAATCACGACGATCCTCGAGGAAGGTCTCGCCGCGACCTGCGTGCCGCTCGATCTCGAGAACGGGCGAAGCGCCCGGAACTTCCGGGACGCCATGACGATGCGCGCCCTCCGCGCGAAACTGATGATCGACCTTCCGATCACGCTGGCCGTCGCGACCCGCGCACAGGACCTGCAACTGGCGCTGGCAGCCCGTGGCCATCATCGGGCGGCCAGCCCTGTCGACGTCCTGGTGGCGGCAGCCGCTGCCGAATACTCCGCGACCGTCCTGCACTACGACCGCGACTTTGACCTGATCAGCGACGTCGGCGGCCCGCGTGGTGAATGGGTGGCCCCCGCGGGCACGTTGGACTGA
- a CDS encoding type II toxin-antitoxin system VapB family antitoxin, whose translation MKTVIDLDDELLDRARRELGTKSKKDTIHAALRLVAERSERAQAIRELLSVDQDWSGLLEDDKTPRGEQDAA comes from the coding sequence GTGAAGACGGTTATCGACCTTGATGATGAACTGCTCGACCGGGCACGCCGCGAGTTGGGCACCAAGAGCAAGAAAGACACCATCCACGCCGCGCTACGCCTGGTCGCCGAGCGCAGTGAGCGTGCGCAGGCCATCCGGGAACTGCTCTCGGTCGACCAGGACTGGAGCGGTCTGCTCGAGGACGACAAGACACCGCGCGGAGAGCAGGACGCTGCGTGA
- a CDS encoding amidohydrolase family protein, translating to MPAGVVDVHTHVVPKGWPDLGAACGGSGWQWLRVDSERAAMIMVGETEFRPVGAECWDASRRLADMDADGVDVQVVSPTPVFFSYDRPADQAAKVARIFNDLTLEVTAAGGNRLVPFCQVPLQDPDAACAELDRSLAAGHLGVEIGNHVGDRDLDDAGLVTFLQHCAEVGAPVFVHPWDMPGGPRLDRWMARWLTGMPAETHLSVLAMILGGVFDRVPETLRICFAHGGGSFPFWLGRADNAWHRRGDPVRGASTAPPSSYLDRFSVDSVVFTPPALRLLVDTMGEDRVLVGSDYPYPLGERPAGAVVHAADFLTDGQRTKILSTNALRFLGKSGI from the coding sequence ATGCCGGCTGGCGTGGTCGACGTGCACACGCACGTCGTACCCAAGGGATGGCCGGACCTCGGCGCGGCGTGCGGTGGGTCCGGTTGGCAGTGGTTGCGGGTGGACTCCGAGCGGGCCGCCATGATCATGGTGGGGGAGACGGAGTTCCGCCCGGTCGGCGCGGAGTGCTGGGACGCGTCGCGCCGACTGGCCGACATGGACGCCGACGGCGTGGACGTGCAGGTGGTGTCGCCCACGCCGGTCTTCTTCAGCTACGACCGCCCCGCCGACCAGGCGGCGAAGGTGGCCCGGATCTTCAACGACCTGACCCTGGAGGTCACCGCCGCCGGTGGCAACCGGTTGGTGCCGTTCTGTCAGGTCCCGCTTCAGGACCCGGATGCCGCCTGCGCCGAGCTGGACCGCAGCCTGGCCGCCGGGCACCTGGGTGTGGAGATCGGCAACCACGTCGGCGACCGGGACCTGGACGACGCCGGTCTGGTCACCTTCCTCCAGCACTGCGCCGAGGTGGGCGCGCCGGTCTTCGTGCATCCCTGGGACATGCCGGGTGGCCCACGACTGGACCGCTGGATGGCCCGCTGGCTCACCGGCATGCCGGCCGAGACGCACCTGTCGGTGCTGGCGATGATCCTGGGGGGCGTCTTCGACCGGGTGCCCGAGACGCTGCGGATCTGTTTCGCGCACGGCGGAGGCAGCTTCCCGTTTTGGCTCGGCCGCGCCGACAACGCCTGGCACCGCCGGGGTGACCCGGTCCGGGGCGCGTCCACCGCGCCGCCCAGCAGCTACCTCGACCGGTTCAGCGTCGACTCGGTGGTCTTCACGCCGCCCGCGCTGCGGCTGCTTGTCGACACGATGGGGGAGGACCGGGTGCTGGTCGGCAGCGACTACCCGTACCCGCTGGGCGAGCGCCCGGCCGGCGCGGTGGTGCACGCCGCCGACTTTCTCACCGACGGCCAGCGCACCAAGATCCTCTCCACGAACGCCCTACGCTTCCTCGGCAAGTCGGGTATATAA
- a CDS encoding 3-hydroxyanthranilate 3,4-dioxygenase, translating to MSEIAEPFSFPGWIADNQHLLKPPVGNKEMFPGGDDFIVMVVGGPNQRTDFHVDPYEEFFYQVKGNMHINLMTPEGPRTVHVREGQMWMLPRNTPHSPQRPEAGSIGVVVERVREEGTLEMFQWYCPECGHKVHEVELQVRDIAADLPPVFQAFYADEAARTCANCGALHPGKG from the coding sequence GTGAGTGAGATCGCCGAGCCGTTCAGCTTTCCGGGCTGGATCGCCGACAACCAGCACCTGCTGAAGCCTCCGGTGGGCAACAAGGAGATGTTCCCCGGCGGGGACGACTTCATCGTGATGGTGGTCGGCGGGCCCAACCAGCGCACCGACTTCCACGTCGACCCGTACGAGGAGTTCTTCTACCAGGTCAAGGGCAACATGCACATCAACCTGATGACCCCGGAGGGGCCGCGTACGGTGCACGTGCGCGAGGGCCAGATGTGGATGCTGCCGCGCAACACCCCGCACTCGCCGCAGCGGCCGGAGGCCGGCTCGATCGGCGTGGTCGTCGAGCGGGTGCGCGAGGAGGGCACGCTGGAGATGTTCCAGTGGTACTGCCCCGAGTGCGGGCACAAGGTGCACGAGGTGGAGTTGCAGGTGCGCGACATCGCCGCCGACCTGCCCCCGGTGTTCCAGGCGTTCTACGCCGACGAGGCGGCCCGGACCTGCGCGAACTGCGGCGCCCTGCACCCGGGCAAGGGCTGA
- a CDS encoding RidA family protein, with translation MTARVVAGKAVPRGAFPHVKVAGGFVFVSGTSSRRPDNSFAGVEVDEFGTTNLDIRAQTRAVIENIGDLLRSVGADLTDLVQVTSYLVNMNDFGGYNEVWAEFFDASGPTRTTVAVHQLPHPHLLIEIQAVALLPAGGQS, from the coding sequence GTGACCGCGCGGGTGGTGGCCGGCAAGGCCGTGCCACGCGGCGCGTTCCCGCACGTCAAGGTCGCCGGTGGCTTCGTCTTCGTCTCCGGTACGTCGTCCCGGCGGCCGGACAACAGCTTCGCCGGTGTCGAGGTGGACGAGTTTGGCACCACGAACCTGGACATCCGGGCGCAGACACGAGCCGTGATCGAGAACATCGGCGATCTGCTGCGGTCGGTCGGCGCGGACCTCACCGACCTCGTCCAGGTGACGTCGTACCTGGTGAACATGAACGACTTCGGTGGTTACAACGAGGTCTGGGCGGAGTTCTTCGACGCGTCCGGCCCGACCCGGACGACGGTGGCGGTGCACCAACTGCCGCACCCGCACCTGCTCATCGAAATCCAGGCAGTGGCCCTTCTTCCCGCGGGAGGTCAGTCGTGA
- a CDS encoding 4-oxalocrotonate decarboxylase produces MIGPDIAGIAEKLGAAADAATAIPQLAAETGLDADGAYAVQAALLARRVERGERLVGLKMGLTSRAKMAQVGVDEVIWGRLTNAMRVPDGGAVDPSAYIHPRVEPEVAFLLDRLPEPGEPVGDFTTAVRAVAPAIELIDSRYADFRFSLPDVIADNTSAAAFVIGQWSPVPTGLDNLGVLLEVDGRVAQVGSTAAILGDPRRALDEGIRLAGRHGVRLESGWVFLAGAATAAVPLRPGVHVRAVVEKLGAASLRASS; encoded by the coding sequence ATGATCGGGCCGGACATCGCGGGGATCGCCGAGAAGCTGGGCGCTGCCGCCGACGCGGCGACAGCGATCCCGCAACTCGCCGCCGAGACCGGCCTCGACGCGGACGGCGCGTACGCCGTGCAGGCCGCGCTGCTGGCGCGCCGCGTCGAGCGCGGCGAGCGGCTGGTCGGGTTGAAGATGGGCCTGACCAGCCGGGCGAAGATGGCCCAGGTCGGCGTGGACGAGGTGATCTGGGGTCGGCTCACGAACGCCATGCGGGTGCCCGACGGTGGCGCTGTCGACCCGTCCGCGTACATCCATCCCCGGGTCGAGCCGGAGGTCGCGTTCCTGCTGGACCGGCTGCCCGAGCCGGGCGAACCGGTCGGCGACTTCACCACCGCGGTCCGCGCCGTCGCCCCGGCCATCGAGCTGATCGACTCCCGGTACGCGGACTTCCGGTTCTCGCTGCCGGACGTGATCGCGGACAACACCTCGGCCGCCGCGTTCGTGATCGGACAGTGGTCGCCGGTGCCGACGGGCCTGGACAACCTGGGCGTGCTGCTGGAGGTCGACGGGCGGGTGGCGCAGGTCGGCTCGACGGCGGCGATCCTCGGCGATCCGCGCCGCGCCCTCGACGAGGGCATCCGGCTGGCCGGGCGGCACGGGGTGCGACTGGAGTCGGGCTGGGTCTTCCTGGCCGGAGCGGCGACCGCCGCCGTGCCGTTGCGTCCCGGCGTCCACGTCCGGGCCGTCGTGGAGAAGCTCGGCGCCGCCTCGCTGCGGGCGTCGTCGTGA